The Panicum hallii strain FIL2 chromosome 9, PHallii_v3.1, whole genome shotgun sequence genome has a window encoding:
- the LOC112874835 gene encoding probable receptor-like protein kinase At5g61350, whose protein sequence is MLMHLMPTSTKMARSNRSMLEWKRVPMFIILSILAITSIASTHAIASPKDSFVPQDNYLISCGASGSVKLDDGRTFRSDPESASFLSTPVDIKITANNFPAAASPLSPLYLSARVFSDVSTYSFFVSQPGRHWVRLYFLPIPDKQYNLTTATFSVFTDNMVLLHDFSFIASPSKPVLREYILVTQGDNLKIIFTPKKDSIAFINAIEVVSAPPSLIPNTTNSLPPQEQFDISNNALQVVYRLNMGGALVTTFNDTLGRTWLPDAPFLKLEAAAKAAWVPPRTIKYPDDKTITPLIAPAFIYSTAQQTASTNTSQARFNITWEMEAEPGFKYLIRLHFCDIISKALNSLYFNVYINGLMGVSNLDLSSLTMGLAVAYYQDFIVDSSSIINSTLLVQVGPSTTDSSNTDAILNGLEVMKISNQANSLDGLFSPKTSSQLGKRTLTSVGLALAVITSALAMVICCRRNRRPEWQKTNSFHSWFLPLNSSQSSFMSSCSRLSRNRFGSTRTKSGFSSIFASSAYGLGRYFTFAEIQKATKNFEEKDVIGVGGFGKVYLGVLEDGTKLAIKRGNPSSDQGMNEFLTEIQMLSKLRHRHLVSLIGCCDENNEMILVYEFMSNGPLRDHLYGSMNLKPLSWKKRLEISIGAAKGLHYLHTGAAQGIIHRDVKTTNILLDENFVAKVADFGLSKAAPSLEQTHVSTAVKGSFGYLDPEYFRRQQLTEKSDVYSFGVVLFEVLCARPAINPALPRDQVNLAEWALTWYRKGELNKVIDPHIVGQIRSDSLEMFAEAAEKCLADYGVDRPSMGDVLWKLEFALQLQEKGDVVDGTNNGIPMKSFNASGFDDMEKPSSAMPPVQGR, encoded by the coding sequence ATGCTAATGCATCTGATGCCAACATCAACAAAGATGGCCAGAAGCAACAGAAGCATGCTTGAGTGGAAGAGAGTGCCGATGTTTATCATCCTTTCCATCCTTGCAATCACTAGTATCGCCAGCACCCATGCAATTGCATCGCCAAAGGATTCATTTGTACCTCAAGACAACTACCTCATTAGCTGTGGGGCATCTGGTTCTGTGAAGCTTGATGATGGCAGGACATTCCGTTCTGATCCAGAGTCAGCATCTTTTCTGTCCACCCCAGTGGACATCAAGATCACTGCTAACAATTTTCCAGCTGCTGCTTCACCATTATCCCCACTCTACCTGTCCGCAAGAGTTTTCTCCGATGTCTCAACTTATAGCTTCTTTGTCTCACAGCCTGGTCGCCATTGGGTCCGTCTCTACTTCTTACCTATCCCTGACAAACAATACAACCTCACCACAGCTACATTCTCTGTGTTCACTGACAATATGGTTCTTCTCCATGACTTCTCCTTCATCGCCAGTCCCTCAAAACCTGTCCTTAGGGAGTATATTCTTGTAACTCAGGGAGACAACTTGAAGATCATTTTTACCCCAAAGAAGGACTCAATAGCATTCATCAATGCTATTGAGGTTGTCTCGGCACCACCCAGCCTAATTCCAAATACCACCAACAGCCTGCCTCCCCAGGAACAATTTGACATCTCCAACAATGCATTGCAGGTAGTCTACCGGCTGAACATGGGAGGTGCACTTGTGACCACCTTCAATGACACACTGGGCAGAACCTGGTTACCAGATGCACCTTTTTTGAAGCTTGAGGCAGCAGCAAAAGCAGCTTGGGTTCCTCCTAGAACCATCAAGTATCCTGATGACAAGACCATCACACCACTTATTGCTCCAGCATTCATCTACTCAACAGCACAGCAGACAGCCTCAACAAATACCTCGCAAGCAAGATTCAACATAACTTGGGAAATGGAAGCGGAGCCAGGATTCAAGTACCTCATCCGCCTACATTTCTGTGATATTATAAGCAAGGCACTCAATAGCCTCTACTTCAATGTCTACATAAATGGCTTGATGGGTGTATCCAACCTCGACCTCTCAAGCTTGACAATGGGGCTTGCGGTAGCCTACTACCAGGACTTTATCGTGGACTCATCCAGCATCATCAACTCCACCCTCCTAGTGCAGGTTGGCCCGAGCACAACAGACTCCAGCAACACTGATGCCATCCTTAATGGACTTGAAGTCATGAAGATAAGCAACCAAGCAAACAGCTTAGATGGCCTCTTTTCACCAAAAACAAGCTCACAACTTGGTAAGAGGACACTAACCAGTGTAGGTCTTGCTTTGGCAGTGATTACATCTGCATTGGCCATGGTTATATGCTGCAGGCGAAACCGAAGGCCAGAATGGCAGAAGACAAACAGCTTCCATTCTTGGTTCCTTCCGCTCAACTCCAGCCAATCGAGCTTCATGAGCAGCTGCAGCAGGCTCTCCAGAAATCGCTTTGGCTCCACAAGGACCAAGAGTGGTTTTTCGAGCATATTTGCATCTAGTGCTTATGGACTAGGCCGCTATTTCACCTTCGCTGAAATTCAGAAAGCCACAAAAAACTTTGAAGAAAAGGATGTCATTGGTGTCGgtggttttggaaaagtctATCTTGGTGTTCTTGAGGATGGCACGAAGCTGGCTATCAAGCGAGGCAATCCATCTTCTGATCAAGGTATGAATGAATTCCTGACTGAAATTCAAATGTTGTCAAAGCTACGTCACCGACACCTGGTTTCACTCATTGGTTGCTGCGATGAGAACAATGAGATGATCTTGGTTTATGAGTTCATGTCAAATGGTCCATTGAGGGATCATCTTTATGGTAGTATGAACCTGAAGCCTCTCTCTTGGAAGAAACGCTTAGAAATTAGCATTGGGGCGGCAAAGGGCCTGCATTATCTTCATACAGGTGCAGCTCAGGGCATAATTCACCGTGATGTCAAGACTACTAACATTCTCCTTGATGAAAATTTTGTGGCCAAGGTTGCTGATTTTGGCCTATCAAAAGCTGCTCCATCCCTTGAGCAAACCCATGTCAGCACAGCAGTCAAAGGAAGCTTTGGCTACCTTGATCCAGAGTACTTCAGACGTCAACAGCTAACGGAGAAATCGGATGTGTACTCTTTTGGTGTGGTACTCTTTGAGGTGCTGTGTGCAAGGCCAGCCATCAATCCAGCACTTCCAAGAGACCAAGTGAACCTCGCAGAATGGGCCCTTACATGGTACCGCAAGGGAGAGCTTAATAAAGTAATTGATCCTCACATTGTAGGGCAAATCAGGTCTGATTCACTTGAGATGTTTGCCGAGGCTGCTGAGAAATGCCTTGCTGACTATGGAGTTGACCGTCCATCAATGGGAGACGTTTTGTGGAAACTTGAATTTGCCCTGCAACTTCAAGAAAAGGGTGATGTTGTTGATGGAACCAACAACGGGATCCCAATGAAGAGCTTCAATGCTTCAGGCTTTGATGACATGGAGAAACCTAGCAGTGCAATGCCACCTGTTCAAGGAAGATAA